In the genome of Apostichopus japonicus isolate 1M-3 chromosome 15, ASM3797524v1, whole genome shotgun sequence, one region contains:
- the LOC139980963 gene encoding uncharacterized protein isoform X3 — translation MATTKTSVHTTIPRFTVQYGYNVRHMDVLDTGRLAVAGISSMKENSFIDLFMFNINPDSQEKPLLLTSDPYFSEEFNDFGWRSVCLLDDRLFLTCCKDTISLYDSSSNGGLVNRGKFNGEAYCMTTRDGLVYVGLYASNEVIVLYSRELRKKKTITLKGLGGADCPWDITVSNNKLFICTVFSKRAVMYNSEGEIEQEYTNKQYRDAYSITVSEEKGLIFILWEGGGSRQVVVYSLSGGHSSISGGHSSISGGHSSISGGPILASFKVPAYSWRIRINNNINRLFLVTWKTGEVYEYHTGDFFTFDSLLMHSESLIEKDDCQKLLDYLKVPAEESEDIIKSDAPFSSLVHHLRKAGKVSVYDISHLMTACSDKGLSKLVAVLTVYQQAKDSKLTKKVLKDQLKESKDKREELSDKLTESEYEKQQHTGRLKTTEEDRQQLKDTLKATEEERQQLTGRLKTTEAERQQLKDTLKTTEEERQQLNGRLKTTEEERQKLTGRLKTTEEERNQLTGRLKTTEEERNQLTGRLKTTEEERQQLRDTLKATEEERQQLKDTLKATEEERQQLNGRLKTTEEERQQLNGRLKATEEERQQLTGRLKTTKEERQQLKYTLKVTEEERQHLNGSLKTTEEERQQLKDTLKVTEEEKQLLTGRLKTTEEERNQLTGRLKTTEEERQQLRDTLKATEEERQQLKDTLKATEEERQQLNGRLKTTEEERQLLNGRLKTTEEERQQLTGRLKTTEEERQQLKDTLKTLKDEKDELLQQQKEELEEAKSSLRATKDELVKSQLEYAKESMALQEVLKQTREALNQQQLASSASVTEEETQLEEGETIDLSQQSTLAADYGRLMVNVADDLTLDSNLKLATLFGLPPAETDMLRRVSLIETPGITLIKFMQTRNIINMYDVTNLQKGLVYIQLNRTNENLLAPYQSKVDPFQFEENQAPELLAWPVDESTPSQGSDEREEYHDHSKETLMERTEKEELPKQRKDSQILEMRQHHSYIEHRIKYEGGTISIMGVHLTIPEDALSSDHVIAIKVIYDPDIHLPGSACRGRMTPLIKLEPEGLALNKPAQLTIPHSAIIPEPDRHGIMIFTGLKDEENLQEGEITWTEEKSIDWKLHPEKISLDINILSYVFVNLVSQETEQKHIFRIVPFIDGILDAKDDVLITVCFCKDSDEEYKLLLEDHQSKLSLGNYTTFQVTRTLNDGSDCASYIDLMMSSPGDSYHLTKEESTMHVDIDHLCAASRVSHQFRLNRNKDGDTDMVDVKLKVSQHEKNQTALILQSKVKNILLSPESQEILFRELHPDLHKYEKLRGDIAKLLDKQHCAKLGVFFELKPAENDTIQEAAESGKMLMKILDERELIMPERMIGMYEGLKAIHFNKVARLVLEYIGTSQEKNRKENEGEKDDKKMVKFPEKQEILSKMEPKLSVNFKILIEEGYKRLDVQRALKLSHGKLDLGRRLLLLAKEEHERLPLFPGSNLYKEQYFDQHGGEMVIAGVILRVPAGALRTGRIVSLWVSTDPAIKGPISNKSLRLTPFVKFGPESLTLHKPVTLMIPHCAITTTNQMGIDVYSGVLQTDKSVKWSLERKHLSCSMNSEHFAVEAEKPCLIGLHVPFIPKSLKRVCVLPIVNRVSESGDQLTIHLWFHNDNSLEHKVSSRCFQLRFGGLISVRVKGRSVFRPRAIYGFSI, via the exons ATGGCCACCACGAAAACCTC AGTACATACAACGATACCAAGATTCACTGTACAATATGGTTACAATGTGCGGCACATGGACGTGCTCGATACTGGCCGTTTGGCAGTCGCTGGAATTAGCAGCATGAAAGAGAACTCATTTATCGATCTGTTTATGTTTAACATTAATCCTGATTCTCAGGAAAAACCGTTATTATTGACGTCAGATCCCTACTTTTCTGAGGAATTTAACGACTTTGGATGGCGGTCTGTTTGTTTACTGGATGATCGTCTGTTTTTAACGTGTTGTAAGGATACGATATCATTGTACGATAGTAGTAGTAATGGCGGTCTGGTCAATCGAGGGAAGTTTAACGGTGAAGCCTACTGTATGACAACCAGAGATGGGTTAGTCTATGTCGGTTTATATGCATCCAATGAGGTGATTGTCTTATATTCGAGAGAATtgagaaaaaagaagacaatcaccttaaAAGGATTAGGAGGAGCAGACTGTCCCTGGGATATAACAGTTAGtaataataaactgtttatctgTACAGTCTTTAGTAAGAGAGCTGTAATGTATAATAGTGAGGGAGAAATAGAACAGgaatatacaaacaaacagtacAGAGATGCATATAGTATAACAGTCAGTGAAGAGAaaggattaatatttatattatgggAGGGTGGTGGGAGTAGACAAGTTGTTGTTTACTCTCTATCTGGGGGTCATTCTTCCATCTCTGGGGGTCATTCTTCCATCTCTGGGGGTCATTCTTCCATCTCTGGGGGTCCTATCTTGGCTTCTTTTAAAGTTCCTGCTTATTCCTGGAGAATCaggatcaataataacataaacagattgtttttggttacCTGGAAAACTGGAGAAGTCTATGAATATCACACA GGTGACTTCTTTACATTTGATAGCCTCCTGATGCACTCAGAGTCATTGATTGAGAAAGATGACTGTCAGAAGCTTCTTGACTACCTAAAGGTTCCAGCTGAGGAGTCAGAGGACATTATTAAGAGTGATGCGCCCTTTTCTTCTCTTGTCCACCATCTCAGAAAGGCAGGGAAGGTCTCTGTTTATGACATCAGCCATTTAATGACAGCATGCTCTGACAAAGGACTGAGTAAATTGGTGGCAGTATTGACTGTCTACCAACAAGCTAAAG aTTCAAAGTTGACTAAGAAAGTACTAAAGGATCAACTAAAGGAATCTAAAGACAAAAGGGAAGAACTCTCTGACAAACTAACTGAATCAGAATATGAAAAACAACAGCACACTGGAAGActtaagacaacagaggaggacagacaacaattgaaagatacattgaaggcaacagaggaagaaagacaacagctgactggaagactaaagacaacagaggcggaaagacaacaattgaaagatacattgaagacaacagaggaagaaagacaacagctgaatggaagactaaagacaacagaggaggaaagacaaaagctcactggaagactaaagacaacagaggaggaaagaaaccaactgactggaagactaaagacaacagaggaggaaagaaatcaactgactggaagactaaagacaacagaggaggaaagacaacaattgagAGACACATTAaaggcaacagaggaggaaagacaacaattgaaagatacactgaaggcaacagaggaagaaagacaacagctgaatggaagactaaagacaacagaggaggagagacaacagctgaatggAAGACTAaaggcaacagaggaggaaagacaacagctgactggaagacttaAGACAACgaaggaggaaagacaacaattgaaatATACATTGAAGgtaacagaggaagaaagacaacatcTAAATGGCAGTCTAAAGACAACAGaagaggaaagacaacaattgaaagatacattgaaggtaACAGAGGAGGAAAAACAACTGCtcactggaagactaaagacaacagaggaggaaagaaatcaactgactggaagactaaagacaacagaggaggaaagacaacaattgagAGACACATTAaaggcaacagaggaggaaagacaacaattgaaagatacattgaaggcaacagaggaagaaagacaacagctgaatggaagactaaagacaacagaggaggagaGACAACTGCTGaatggaagactaaagacaacagaggaggaaagacaacagctgactggaagacttaagacaacagaggaggaaagacaacaattgaaagatacattgaagacaCTGAAGGATGAGAAGGACGAATTACTTCAGCAGCAGAAAGAG GAGCTGGAAGAGGCTAAATCTAGTCTGAGAGCTACAAAAGATGAACTTGTGAAGTCACAACTGGAATATGCCAAAGAATCCATGGCCTTACAAGAGGTCCTGAAGCAGACTAGGGAAGCCTTGAATCAGCAACAATTG GCTTCATCCGCTTCTGTTACGGAGGAAGAAACCCAACTTGAAGAAGGTGAAACTATAGACCTATCACAGCAATCAACTTTGGCAG CTGATTACGGCAGATTAATGGTCAATGTTGCTGATGATCTAACTCTAGACAGCAATCTGAAATTAGCAACTCTGTTTGGTTTACCACCGGCAGAAACTGATATGCTACGCAGGGTTTCTCTGATAGAGACACCAGGAATCACTCTGATTAAATTCATGCAGACACGAAACATCATCAATATGTACGATGTCACTAACCTACAAAAGGGTTTGGTTTATATTCAGCTAAACCGAACAAATGAAAACCTTTTAGCTCCATATCAGTCTAAAGTTGACCCCTTTCAGTTTGAAGAAAACCAAGCACCAGAACTGCTAGCCTGGCCTG TTGATGAATCAACTCCATCACAAGGTTCTGATGAAAGAGAGGAATATCATGACCATAGTAAGGAGACTTTGATGGAGAGAACCGAGAAAGAGGAACTaccaaagcaaagaaaagattCACAAATACTTGAAATGAGGCAACATCATTCATACATTGAACACAGGATAAAGTATGAAGGTGGAACTATTAGCATCATGGGGGTACATCTGACTATTCCTGAAGACGCTTTATCTTCTGATCATGTTATTGCCATTAAAGTGATCTATGATCCTGACATACACCTCCCTGGAAGTGCTTGTAGGGGCAGAATGACACCTCTGATAAAACTAGAGCCAGAAGGACTTGCTCTCAACAAGCCAGCCCAGCTGACTATTCCTCACTCAGCTATTATCCCTGAGCCAGATCGACATGGTATTATGATCTTCACTGGtctgaaagatgaagaaaatttacAAGAAG GTGAAATAACTTGGACCGAAGAGAAATCTATTGATTGGAAGCTGCACCCAGAGAAGATCAGCCTTGATATTAACATCCTGAGCTACGTCTTTGTTAATTTAGTCAGCCAAGAAACAGAACAGAAGCATATATTCCGTATTGTTCCATTTATTGATGGGATACTTGATGCCAAAGATGATGTCTtaataactgtttgtttctgtaaGGACAGTGATGAAGAGTACAAG TTGCTGTTAGAGGACCACCAGTCCAAACTGAGCCTGGGAAACTATACAACATTTCAAGTTACCCGGACATTGAATGACGGCAGCGATTGTGCTTCTTACATCGATCTGATGATGTCATCGCCCGGTGATAGCTACCATCTGACGAAGGAAGAATCAACAATG CATGTAGACATTGATCACCTCTGTGCTGCCAGTAGAGTCTCTCATCAGTTCAGACTTAACAGAAACAAAGATGGAGACACTGACATGGTTGATGTGAAGTTAAAAGTATCACAACATGAAAAGAACCAGACAGCCCTTATCCTCCAATCAAAG GTGAAAAACATTCTCTTATCTCCAGAAAGCCAGGAAATTCTTTTCAGAGAGCTGCATCCAG ACTtacacaaatatgaaaagttgAGAGGAGACATTGCAAAGCTTCTAGATAAACAACATTGTGCAAAGCTAGGTGTGTTCTTTGAGCTCAAGCCAGCAGAAAATGACACAATTCAGGAAGCAGCAGAATCTGGAAAGATGctgatgaaaatattggatGAAAGAGAGCTCATCATGCCAGAGAGAATGATTGGAATGTATGAAGGATTGAAAGCTATTCACTTTAATAAGGTTGCAAGACTGGTGCTGGAGTACATTGGTACATCACAGGAGAAGAATAGAAAGGAAAACGAAGGAGAGAAAGATGATAAGAAAATG GTAAAATTTCCAGAGAAACAGGAAATCCTTTCAAAAATGGAACCAAAGTTGTCAGTAAATTTCAAGATTTTGATAGAGGAGGGATACAAGAGACTGGATGTCCAAAGAGCCTTGAAATTGTCTCATGGAAAACTGGACTTGGGAAGACGGCTGTTGCTGCTTGCTAAGGAAGAACATG AGAGACTTCCTTTGTTCCCTGGGTCCAATCTTTATAAAGAACAATACTTTGATCAGCATGGTGGAGAGATGGTTATCGCAGGTGTCATTTTGCGTGTACCAGCTGGTGCACTACGCACTGGAAGGATTGTTAGTCTGTGGGTTTCCACTGACCCTGCCATTAAAGGACCTATCTCAAACAAGAGTCTAAGGTTGACCCCCTTTGTGAAATTTGGTCCAGAAAGCCTAACCTTACACAAGCCTGTCACCTTGATGATTCCACACtgtgctattactacaactaaCCAGATGGGTATCGATGTGTACTCTGGTGTATTACAAACAG ATAAATCTGTCAAATGGAGCTTAGAAAGGAAACACCTCAGCTGCTCAATGAATAGTGAACACTTTGCAGTTGAAGCTGAGAAACCCTGTCTCATTGGTCTTCACGTCCCTTTCATACCCAAGAGTTTGAAGCGTGTCTGTGTCTTACCGATTGTAAACAGAGTTTCTGAATCTGGGgatcaattgacaattcatctTTGGTTTCATAATGATAACTCACTGGAACATAAAGTAAGTAGTAGATGTTTTCAGCTCAG GTTCGGGGGTTTGATCTCCGTCCGGGTCAAAGGAAGGTCGGTTTTTcgtccaagagcaatctacggtttttccatctga
- the LOC139980963 gene encoding uncharacterized protein isoform X2, whose translation MATTKTSVHTTIPRFTVQYGYNVRHMDVLDTGRLAVAGISSMKENSFIDLFMFNINPDSQEKPLLLTSDPYFSEEFNDFGWRSVCLLDDRLFLTCCKDTISLYDSSSNGGLVNRGKFNGEAYCMTTRDGLVYVGLYASNEVIVLYSRELRKKKTITLKGLGGADCPWDITVSNNKLFICTVFSKRAVMYNSEGEIEQEYTNKQYRDAYSITVSEEKGLIFILWEGGGSRQVVVYSLSGGHSSISGGHSSISGGHSSISGGPILASFKVPAYSWRIRINNNINRLFLVTWKTGEVYEYHTGDFFTFDSLLMHSESLIEKDDCQKLLDYLKVPAEESEDIIKSDAPFSSLVHHLRKAGKVSVYDISHLMTACSDKGLSKLVAVLTVYQQAKDSKLTKKVLKDQLKESKDKREELSDKLTESEYEKQQHTGRLKTTEEDRQQLKDTLKATEEERQQLTGRLKTTEAERQQLKDTLKTTEEERQQLNGRLKTTEEERQKLTGRLKTTEEERNQLTGRLKTTEEERNQLTGRLKTTEEERQQLRDTLKATEEERQQLKDTLKATEEERQQLNGRLKTTEEERQQLNGRLKATEEERQQLTGRLKTTKEERQQLKYTLKVTEEERQHLNGSLKTTEEERQQLKDTLKATEEERQQLNGRLKTTEEERQLLNGRLKTTEEERQQLTGRLKTTEEERQQLKDTLKTLKDEKDELLQQQKEELEEAKSSLRATKDELVKSQLEYAKESMALQEVLKQTREALNQQQLASSASVTEEETQLEEGETIDLSQQSTLAADYGRLMVNVADDLTLDSNLKLATLFGLPPAETDMLRRVSLIETPGITLIKFMQTRNIINMYDVTNLQKGLVYIQLNRTNENLLAPYQSKVDPFQFEENQAPELLAWPVDESTPSQGSDEREEYHDHSKETLMERTEKEELPKQRKDSQILEMRQHHSYIEHRIKYEGGTISIMGVHLTIPEDALSSDHVIAIKVIYDPDIHLPGSACRGRMTPLIKLEPEGLALNKPAQLTIPHSAIIPEPDRHGIMIFTGLKDEENLQEGEITWTEEKSIDWKLHPEKISLDINILSYVFVNLVSQETEQKHIFRIVPFIDGILDAKDDVLITVCFCKDSDEEYKLLLEDHQSKLSLGNYTTFQVTRTLNDGSDCASYIDLMMSSPGDSYHLTKEESTMHVDIDHLCAASRVSHQFRLNRNKDGDTDMVDVKLKVSQHEKNQTALILQSKVKNILLSPESQEILFRELHPDLHKYEKLRGDIAKLLDKQHCAKLGVFFELKPAENDTIQEAAESGKMLMKILDERELIMPERMIGMYEGLKAIHFNKVARLVLEYIGTSQEKNRKENEGEKDDKKMVKFPEKQEILSKMEPKLSVNFKILIEEGYKRLDVQRALKLSHGKLDLGRRLLLLAKEEHERLPLFPGSNLYKEQYFDQHGGEMVIAGVILRVPAGALRTGRIVSLWVSTDPAIKGPISNKSLRLTPFVKFGPESLTLHKPVTLMIPHCAITTTNQMGIDVYSGVLQTDKSVKWSLERKHLSCSMNSEHFAVEAEKPCLIGLHVPFIPKSLKRVCVLPIVNRVSESGDQLTIHLWFHNDNSLEHKSLINEEIYQQKGSIIHDPVFVQLNSMTSTLHVSTNSSTSQCNPSRVDVAMEILWLNNRHKVEFHLQNKEIKDTVNLELEARYGLLRRNSLFQLSIQLQIENLRHSEQLTSPFQHVLPESIIKSFHQLKQNLSEHLDVDQSTLLANIFQLSEEGITDIMEHKTPGTLLLEKLTINSLISPTSITKLENALTEQGNEKCAKLVREFRSKNHVVEATLCQE comes from the exons ATGGCCACCACGAAAACCTC AGTACATACAACGATACCAAGATTCACTGTACAATATGGTTACAATGTGCGGCACATGGACGTGCTCGATACTGGCCGTTTGGCAGTCGCTGGAATTAGCAGCATGAAAGAGAACTCATTTATCGATCTGTTTATGTTTAACATTAATCCTGATTCTCAGGAAAAACCGTTATTATTGACGTCAGATCCCTACTTTTCTGAGGAATTTAACGACTTTGGATGGCGGTCTGTTTGTTTACTGGATGATCGTCTGTTTTTAACGTGTTGTAAGGATACGATATCATTGTACGATAGTAGTAGTAATGGCGGTCTGGTCAATCGAGGGAAGTTTAACGGTGAAGCCTACTGTATGACAACCAGAGATGGGTTAGTCTATGTCGGTTTATATGCATCCAATGAGGTGATTGTCTTATATTCGAGAGAATtgagaaaaaagaagacaatcaccttaaAAGGATTAGGAGGAGCAGACTGTCCCTGGGATATAACAGTTAGtaataataaactgtttatctgTACAGTCTTTAGTAAGAGAGCTGTAATGTATAATAGTGAGGGAGAAATAGAACAGgaatatacaaacaaacagtacAGAGATGCATATAGTATAACAGTCAGTGAAGAGAaaggattaatatttatattatgggAGGGTGGTGGGAGTAGACAAGTTGTTGTTTACTCTCTATCTGGGGGTCATTCTTCCATCTCTGGGGGTCATTCTTCCATCTCTGGGGGTCATTCTTCCATCTCTGGGGGTCCTATCTTGGCTTCTTTTAAAGTTCCTGCTTATTCCTGGAGAATCaggatcaataataacataaacagattgtttttggttacCTGGAAAACTGGAGAAGTCTATGAATATCACACA GGTGACTTCTTTACATTTGATAGCCTCCTGATGCACTCAGAGTCATTGATTGAGAAAGATGACTGTCAGAAGCTTCTTGACTACCTAAAGGTTCCAGCTGAGGAGTCAGAGGACATTATTAAGAGTGATGCGCCCTTTTCTTCTCTTGTCCACCATCTCAGAAAGGCAGGGAAGGTCTCTGTTTATGACATCAGCCATTTAATGACAGCATGCTCTGACAAAGGACTGAGTAAATTGGTGGCAGTATTGACTGTCTACCAACAAGCTAAAG aTTCAAAGTTGACTAAGAAAGTACTAAAGGATCAACTAAAGGAATCTAAAGACAAAAGGGAAGAACTCTCTGACAAACTAACTGAATCAGAATATGAAAAACAACAGCACACTGGAAGActtaagacaacagaggaggacagacaacaattgaaagatacattgaaggcaacagaggaagaaagacaacagctgactggaagactaaagacaacagaggcggaaagacaacaattgaaagatacattgaagacaacagaggaagaaagacaacagctgaatggaagactaaagacaacagaggaggaaagacaaaagctcactggaagactaaagacaacagaggaggaaagaaaccaactgactggaagactaaagacaacagaggaggaaagaaatcaactgactggaagactaaagacaacagaggaggaaagacaacaattgagAGACACATTAaaggcaacagaggaggaaagacaacaattgaaagatacactgaaggcaacagaggaagaaagacaacagctgaatggaagactaaagacaacagaggaggagagacaacagctgaatggAAGACTAaaggcaacagaggaggaaagacaacagctgactggaagacttaAGACAACgaaggaggaaagacaacaattgaaatATACATTGAAGgtaacagaggaagaaagacaacatcTAAATGGCAGTCTAAAGACAACAGaagaggaaagacaacaattgaaagatacattgaag gcaacagaggaagaaagacaacagctgaatggaagactaaagacaacagaggaggagaGACAACTGCTGaatggaagactaaagacaacagaggaggaaagacaacagctgactggaagacttaagacaacagaggaggaaagacaacaattgaaagatacattgaagacaCTGAAGGATGAGAAGGACGAATTACTTCAGCAGCAGAAAGAG GAGCTGGAAGAGGCTAAATCTAGTCTGAGAGCTACAAAAGATGAACTTGTGAAGTCACAACTGGAATATGCCAAAGAATCCATGGCCTTACAAGAGGTCCTGAAGCAGACTAGGGAAGCCTTGAATCAGCAACAATTG GCTTCATCCGCTTCTGTTACGGAGGAAGAAACCCAACTTGAAGAAGGTGAAACTATAGACCTATCACAGCAATCAACTTTGGCAG CTGATTACGGCAGATTAATGGTCAATGTTGCTGATGATCTAACTCTAGACAGCAATCTGAAATTAGCAACTCTGTTTGGTTTACCACCGGCAGAAACTGATATGCTACGCAGGGTTTCTCTGATAGAGACACCAGGAATCACTCTGATTAAATTCATGCAGACACGAAACATCATCAATATGTACGATGTCACTAACCTACAAAAGGGTTTGGTTTATATTCAGCTAAACCGAACAAATGAAAACCTTTTAGCTCCATATCAGTCTAAAGTTGACCCCTTTCAGTTTGAAGAAAACCAAGCACCAGAACTGCTAGCCTGGCCTG TTGATGAATCAACTCCATCACAAGGTTCTGATGAAAGAGAGGAATATCATGACCATAGTAAGGAGACTTTGATGGAGAGAACCGAGAAAGAGGAACTaccaaagcaaagaaaagattCACAAATACTTGAAATGAGGCAACATCATTCATACATTGAACACAGGATAAAGTATGAAGGTGGAACTATTAGCATCATGGGGGTACATCTGACTATTCCTGAAGACGCTTTATCTTCTGATCATGTTATTGCCATTAAAGTGATCTATGATCCTGACATACACCTCCCTGGAAGTGCTTGTAGGGGCAGAATGACACCTCTGATAAAACTAGAGCCAGAAGGACTTGCTCTCAACAAGCCAGCCCAGCTGACTATTCCTCACTCAGCTATTATCCCTGAGCCAGATCGACATGGTATTATGATCTTCACTGGtctgaaagatgaagaaaatttacAAGAAG GTGAAATAACTTGGACCGAAGAGAAATCTATTGATTGGAAGCTGCACCCAGAGAAGATCAGCCTTGATATTAACATCCTGAGCTACGTCTTTGTTAATTTAGTCAGCCAAGAAACAGAACAGAAGCATATATTCCGTATTGTTCCATTTATTGATGGGATACTTGATGCCAAAGATGATGTCTtaataactgtttgtttctgtaaGGACAGTGATGAAGAGTACAAG TTGCTGTTAGAGGACCACCAGTCCAAACTGAGCCTGGGAAACTATACAACATTTCAAGTTACCCGGACATTGAATGACGGCAGCGATTGTGCTTCTTACATCGATCTGATGATGTCATCGCCCGGTGATAGCTACCATCTGACGAAGGAAGAATCAACAATG CATGTAGACATTGATCACCTCTGTGCTGCCAGTAGAGTCTCTCATCAGTTCAGACTTAACAGAAACAAAGATGGAGACACTGACATGGTTGATGTGAAGTTAAAAGTATCACAACATGAAAAGAACCAGACAGCCCTTATCCTCCAATCAAAG GTGAAAAACATTCTCTTATCTCCAGAAAGCCAGGAAATTCTTTTCAGAGAGCTGCATCCAG ACTtacacaaatatgaaaagttgAGAGGAGACATTGCAAAGCTTCTAGATAAACAACATTGTGCAAAGCTAGGTGTGTTCTTTGAGCTCAAGCCAGCAGAAAATGACACAATTCAGGAAGCAGCAGAATCTGGAAAGATGctgatgaaaatattggatGAAAGAGAGCTCATCATGCCAGAGAGAATGATTGGAATGTATGAAGGATTGAAAGCTATTCACTTTAATAAGGTTGCAAGACTGGTGCTGGAGTACATTGGTACATCACAGGAGAAGAATAGAAAGGAAAACGAAGGAGAGAAAGATGATAAGAAAATG GTAAAATTTCCAGAGAAACAGGAAATCCTTTCAAAAATGGAACCAAAGTTGTCAGTAAATTTCAAGATTTTGATAGAGGAGGGATACAAGAGACTGGATGTCCAAAGAGCCTTGAAATTGTCTCATGGAAAACTGGACTTGGGAAGACGGCTGTTGCTGCTTGCTAAGGAAGAACATG AGAGACTTCCTTTGTTCCCTGGGTCCAATCTTTATAAAGAACAATACTTTGATCAGCATGGTGGAGAGATGGTTATCGCAGGTGTCATTTTGCGTGTACCAGCTGGTGCACTACGCACTGGAAGGATTGTTAGTCTGTGGGTTTCCACTGACCCTGCCATTAAAGGACCTATCTCAAACAAGAGTCTAAGGTTGACCCCCTTTGTGAAATTTGGTCCAGAAAGCCTAACCTTACACAAGCCTGTCACCTTGATGATTCCACACtgtgctattactacaactaaCCAGATGGGTATCGATGTGTACTCTGGTGTATTACAAACAG ATAAATCTGTCAAATGGAGCTTAGAAAGGAAACACCTCAGCTGCTCAATGAATAGTGAACACTTTGCAGTTGAAGCTGAGAAACCCTGTCTCATTGGTCTTCACGTCCCTTTCATACCCAAGAGTTTGAAGCGTGTCTGTGTCTTACCGATTGTAAACAGAGTTTCTGAATCTGGGgatcaattgacaattcatctTTGGTTTCATAATGATAACTCACTGGAACATAAA AGCCTTATCAATGAAGAAATCTATCAGCAGAAGGGATCCATAATTCATGATCCTGTGTTTGTTCAACTCAATTCTATGACTTCAACTTTACATGTTAGCACTAACTCCAGTACCTCACAGTGTAACCCAAGTAGAGTG GATGTTGCCATGGAAATCTTATGGTTAAACAACAGACACAAAGTAGAATTCCATCTTCAGAATAAAGAGATCAAAGATACTGTCAATCTGGAATTAGAAGCAAGATATGGGCTGTTAAGGAGGAATTCTTTGTTCCAGCTTAGTATTCAGTTGCAG ATTGAAAATTTACGACACAGTGAACAACTCACATCTCCATTCCAGCACGTCCTACCTGAAT CCATCATCAAATCTTTTCATCAGCTAAAGCAGAATTTATCAGAACATCTTGATGTAGACCAATCCACCCTGCTGgcaaatattttccaactttcTGAGGAaggaattactgatatcatggAGCACAAAACACCAGGAACTCTGTTGTTAGAGAAGCTGACCATAAATTCACTGATATCTCCCACAAGCAtcacaaaattggaaaatgccctaacagaacaaggaaatgaaaaatgtgcGAAACTTGTCAGAGAATTCAGAAGTAAAAATCATGTAGTTGAAGCTACACTGTGCCAAGAATGA